Proteins co-encoded in one Haladaptatus sp. ZSTT2 genomic window:
- a CDS encoding tripartite tricarboxylate transporter permease, which yields MALAGVSVQFASETTLTTLGFVAGGILLGTVSGLIPGLHANNFALLLAAGAPHVPGPPALVGVSMLAAGVVHTFLDVVPALSLGVPDPAFAPGALPGHRLVLAGQGREALRLSALGSGLAVFFALPRALPVTRAMTWGYPIIDAHLWVVLGTIGLALVVGEPTPRRKLWAVVILTASSALGVATLDLPARGLFPTGDLLMPLFAGLFGAPVLLTAMDGAGVPEQATAVVTSSKTLVCGTALAGTLSGAIVGYLPGVSSAIAATAVVPVLPDAERTRGFIVATSGVNTANTIFALFALVSLGTPRTGVLVALDDAGVPLNLPVLLSGITIAAAVGFVLVPRLGDWYLETVGRLDYTLLSLVVLSLLIALAWAFAGLFGVCVLVVATVLGLVPVRVGTRRVHLMGVLLGPLVLRDVCANLLVCW from the coding sequence CGCAGGTGGCATCCTCCTTGGGACGGTGAGTGGCCTCATCCCCGGCCTTCACGCGAACAACTTCGCGCTCTTGCTCGCGGCAGGCGCGCCACACGTCCCCGGGCCGCCCGCACTCGTTGGCGTTTCCATGCTCGCGGCGGGTGTCGTCCACACTTTCCTCGACGTGGTTCCCGCACTCTCCCTCGGCGTGCCCGACCCGGCGTTTGCCCCCGGTGCGCTTCCCGGCCACCGGCTCGTCCTTGCAGGACAGGGACGCGAAGCGCTCCGACTCTCCGCGCTCGGCAGCGGCCTCGCGGTCTTTTTCGCCCTCCCGCGCGCGCTTCCAGTGACGAGAGCGATGACGTGGGGGTACCCCATTATCGACGCCCACCTCTGGGTCGTCCTCGGTACAATCGGCCTCGCGCTCGTCGTCGGTGAGCCGACACCCAGACGTAAACTGTGGGCGGTGGTGATTCTCACTGCGAGTAGCGCCCTCGGAGTGGCAACACTGGACCTGCCCGCACGCGGGTTGTTTCCGACTGGCGACCTACTCATGCCGCTGTTCGCAGGACTGTTCGGCGCACCCGTCCTCCTCACTGCGATGGACGGCGCAGGCGTCCCCGAGCAGGCGACAGCCGTCGTCACCTCGTCGAAAACGTTGGTGTGTGGGACTGCGCTTGCGGGGACGCTCTCGGGTGCAATCGTCGGCTATCTTCCCGGTGTGTCGAGTGCGATTGCCGCGACCGCAGTGGTTCCCGTGCTCCCCGATGCAGAGCGGACGCGCGGGTTCATCGTCGCAACGAGCGGCGTGAACACGGCAAACACGATTTTCGCGCTCTTCGCACTCGTCTCGCTCGGCACGCCGCGAACTGGTGTGCTCGTCGCGCTTGACGATGCGGGCGTACCGCTCAATCTGCCCGTGCTTCTTTCGGGGATTACGATTGCCGCCGCGGTCGGATTCGTTCTCGTTCCTCGCCTTGGCGACTGGTATCTCGAAACCGTTGGCCGACTGGACTACACGCTACTCTCGCTCGTCGTTCTCTCCCTGCTCATCGCCCTCGCGTGGGCGTTTGCTGGGCTGTTCGGCGTCTGTGTGCTCGTAGTAGCAACCGTACTCGGGCTGGTTCCGGTTCGCGTTGGGACGCGCAGAGTCCATCTCATGGGTGTGCTCCTCGGCCCGCTCGTACTCCGCGACGTGTGTGCAAATCTCCTCGTCTGTTGGTAG